One window from the genome of Salvia miltiorrhiza cultivar Shanhuang (shh) chromosome 7, IMPLAD_Smil_shh, whole genome shotgun sequence encodes:
- the LOC130991795 gene encoding (-)-5-epieremophilene synthase STPS3 isoform X3, whose product MAAAQAEIQRPIANFSPSLWGDQFIKNDSDAKAAEKHFKAVEELKKEVMNMITAAESNLVESMNLIDTLERLGISYHFEKEIDQKLHHFFSLNTDYSDESYDLYTVSLHFRLFRQHGHRISSDIFGRWIDENGKFKEGLKNDGKGLLSLYEASYLRTRGETILDDALEFATATLNSIAPHLESPLSKQVVHALIQPMHYGNPRIEAHNFISIYEENQDKNEFLLKFAKLDYNLLQMLHKEELHEVSRWWKELDLVSKLPYARDRVVECFFWAMGVYHEPQYSRARIMLTKTITMTSIIDDTYDAYGVIEELDIFTEAIERWNIEEMDRLPEYVKPFYKALLELYEQFEEELAEEGRSYAAHYAIESLKELVRSYHVEAKWFIQGYLPPFEEYLKNALITCTYCYHTTTSLLGVESAVEEDFQWLAKKPKMLVAGLLICRVIDDIATYEVEKERGQSATGIESYMRDNNATIEEAVAKFFEIATDAWKDINEECLMPSPYSRDVLMRILNLERIIDVTYKGNEDGYTQPEKVLKPHIIALFVDPIKM is encoded by the exons ATGGCTGCCGCACAAGCAGAAATTCAGAGGCCGATCGCCAATTTCTCCCCAAGTTTGTGGGGCGATCAGTTCATCAAGAATGATTCTGATGCTAAG GCTGCGGAGAAACATTTCAAGGCAGTTGAAGAGTTGAAGAAGGAAGTTATGAATATGATAACTGCTGCTGAAAGCAATCTTGTTGAATCCATGAACCTTATTGACACACTTGAACGCCTTGGCATTTCTTATCACTTTGAAAAGGAGATTGACCAAAAATTGCACCATTTTTTCAGTCTAAATACAGATTATAGTGATGAGTCCTATGATTTGTACACTGTTTCTCTTCATTTCCGATTATTCAGGCAACATGGCCACCGTATTTCTTctg ATATTTTTGGTAGATGGATTGATGAGAACGGAAAATTCAAGGAAGGCCTCAAGAATGATGGCAAGGGTTTGCTAAGTCTGTATGAAGCGTCGTATCTGAGAACACGTGGAGAAACCATATTGGACGACGCGCTTGAATTTGCTACTGCCACTCTCAACTCCATAGCGCCACACCTCGAATCTCCTCTTAGCAAACAAGTGGTGCATGCCCTAATTCAACCCATGCACTATGGAAATCCAAGAATCGAAGCGCATAACTTCATCTCCATCTATGAAGAGAATCAAGACAAGAATGAGTTTCTCTTGAAGTTTGCCAAATTGGACTACAATCTTTTGCAAATGCTTCACAAGGAGGAACTCCATGAAGTCTCGAG GTGGTGGAAAGAATTGGACCTAGTCTCCAAACTTCCTTATGCAAGAGATAGAGTGGTGGAGTGTTTCTTTTGGGCAATGGGAGTATACCACGAGCCACAATATTCTCGTGCTCGTATCATGCTCACCAAAACCATCACTATGACCTCTATCATTGATGACACTTATGATGCTTATGGTGTCATTGAAGAACTTGACATTTTTACTGAGGCAATTGAGAG GTGGAATATTGAAGAGATGGATAGACTCCCTGAGTATGTTAAGCCATTCTACAAAGCTCTTTTAGAACTCTATGAGCAATTCGAAGAAGAATTGGCTGAGGAAGGAAGATCCTATGCAGCACACTATGCCATAGAATCG CTtaaagaattggtgagaagctACCACGTTGAGGCAAAGTGGTTTATACAAGGATATTTACCACCATTTGAAGAGTACCTAAAGAATGCACTCATCACCTGCACTTACTGCTACCACACAACGACGTCGTTGTTGGGAGTCGAATCCGCCGTCGAGGAAGACTTTCAATGGCTAGCCAAGAAACCCAAAATGCTTGTAGCAGGTCTCCTCATTTGCCGAGTCATTGATGACATTGCTACTTATGAG GTGGAAAAGGAGAGAGGTCAGAGTGCTACTGGCATTGAATCTTACATGAGAGACAATAACGCAACAATAGAAGAAGCGGTGGCAAAATTCTTCGAAATAGCAACAGATGCGTGGAAGGATATAAATGAGGAGTGTCTGATGCCATCTCCTTATTCGAGGGATGTTTTGATGAGAATCTTGAATCTTGAACGCATCATAGATGTTACTTACAAAGGCAACGAAGATGGATACACTCAACCTGAGAAGGTTTTGAAGCCACACATCATTGCTTTGTTCGTGGATCCTATCAAGATGTAG